CTAGTAGCGGTTTCAAGTAATTTTAAAAGTGCGTTGGCGCAACCTTTCGTAGGCGATCGTACATCTAAAAATACCCATAATTTGCGATCGCCTCTCCCTTTAAATTTCAACAAAAATTTACTAACACTATTCAACAGGGGATAAATTATGCTGACTTACTCGCCAGCTTCACCAAAAATTTTTTCCTCATCATCTTTGGCAATATTTATTACTCCCCACCGTTCTACTCGTTCTAAATTTAAGCGAGGGCTAGATATCGCTGGTAGTATTTTTGGACTAATGATTTTAGCCATTTTGTTTATCCCTATTGCCATTGCGATTAAATTAGATAGTCCAGGTTCTATACTTTACAAACAAAAGCGATGCGGACTGAGAGGACGTTCTTTTATTCTTTACAAATTTCGCACAATGATCAAGAATGCTGAGGCATTAAAATCTCAGGTAAAAAATGAAGCAGAAGGAGCAATCTTTAAAAATGAAAATGATTTCCGTGTTACGAGAGTTGGTCGTTTTTTGCGCCGCACTAGTTTAGATGAATTGCCACAGTTTTGGAATGTCTTAGTTGGCGAAATGAGTTTAGTTGGTACTCGTCCGCCCACCTTGGATGAAGTTGTTTATTATAGCGATCGTCATTGGCGCAGATTAAACGTTAAACCAGGTATAACCGGAGAGTGGCAAGTCAACGGTCGTTCTACTGTGAAAAATTTTGAGGACATAATTACTTTAGACCTACGTTATCAACATCGATGGAGTCCTTGGTATGATCTTTGGCTAATTATAAAAACTATATGGATTGTAATTGCCAAACAAGGAGCCTATTAATGCAACGATCGCTTATATCTTTTGTATAAATACAAACTTGTATTGTGGAGACACGCAATTTACGTCTCTACATTTGTGCTTATCTACCGTTAATTTTTACAACAAGAATGTTAGTAAATTATAATATTGCTGTGTATAATACAGTTTACAAGTGGCATTAATAAACAAAAGAATTTGCCATTTCTATAAAAACAACTTGTTAGTCGAATTAATCAGGGTTTTTCAAATCAATATCAAATAATAATTAGAAAGCTGTTTTTACCAAGAGTGGTGCTTCTGTTTTGGCATTCTGATTGGACTTGGTATTTTTGTACCTTGCCACTTGGGTTAACAACTACTTTTAATCATATCCCATGTCAAAGTCACTTTTCTTTGGCTCAACTTTAGCTTGTTTGGCAGTAATAGGTGCGATCGAAAATTTCGGAATTAACCATCCTAGTGCTTCAGCACAACCTATTATTCCCGCAACAGACGGAACTAATACTCAAGTTATCCCAAATGGTAATCAATTTAACATCCAGGGAGGACAATCCTCCCAAGATGGCAAAAATTTATTTCATAGTTTTCAAAGATTCGGCTTATCGCAAAATCAAATAGCTAATTTTTTAGCTAATCCCAACATCCGCAACATAATCGGGCGAATCAATGGTGGTGAAGCTTCTTTAATTAACGGATTAATTCAAGTAATGGGGGGAAAATCTAATTTATATTTGATGAACCCAGCCGGGATTATTTTTGGTTCTAATGCTCAATTAAATGTACCGGGCGCTTTCACTGCTACCACTGCTACAGGGATTGGCTTTGGTAATAATAATTGGTTCAACGCAATTGGTAATAATAATTGGTCAGCTTTAGTTGGTACGCCAAATGAATTTAGATTTGATTCTCTCAATCCCGG
The genomic region above belongs to Phormidium ambiguum IAM M-71 and contains:
- a CDS encoding sugar transferase, whose protein sequence is MLTYSPASPKIFSSSSLAIFITPHRSTRSKFKRGLDIAGSIFGLMILAILFIPIAIAIKLDSPGSILYKQKRCGLRGRSFILYKFRTMIKNAEALKSQVKNEAEGAIFKNENDFRVTRVGRFLRRTSLDELPQFWNVLVGEMSLVGTRPPTLDEVVYYSDRHWRRLNVKPGITGEWQVNGRSTVKNFEDIITLDLRYQHRWSPWYDLWLIIKTIWIVIAKQGAY